The Chryseobacterium indologenes genomic sequence TGGGGTTTTGATTTAAAATCTTTACTGATGCTTGATAAACCGGTTTCATATTTAAGGTCAACCGTGAAGTTCTTATAATCTACTCCTACACCTCCTGTAATTCCGATATTGGATTTGTCAAATTTGATAAAACCTTCCTGAATAGCATGAGAGGTTGAAATTTTATTATTAAAAGCATAGCTGTAAACACCTCCGGCAAATACCCTGAAATTAAAATCATCTGTGTTTACAATTTTGTATCCTACTACCACAGGAATATCAATGGCATTCCATGTAAGTTTTGCATTACTTCCGTCCTTGATATCGTAAGATGTCTTTCTTTTGTTGAATAAGGCTTCTCCTTGTACATACAGTTTTCCA encodes the following:
- a CDS encoding PorT family protein; the encoded protein is MKQHFLALTALLLCITCSVDLQAQQTPAFHIGVKGGTSFTKTSTESSLLEGKYGFGYQAGVMTRMDIGKLYVQGEALFNKRKTSYDIKDGSNAKLTWNAIDIPVVVGYKIVNTDDFNFRVFAGGVYSYAFNNKISTSHAIQEGFIKFDKSNIGITGGVGVDYKNFTVDLKYETGLSSISKDFKSKPHSFSLGIGYFLF